A window of the Oscillospiraceae bacterium NTUH-002-81 genome harbors these coding sequences:
- the rbfA gene encoding 30S ribosome-binding factor RbfA, whose protein sequence is MRKNSIKNTRINGEVLKELSNIIRGEIKDPRIHPMTSVVAVEVAPDLKSCKAYISVLGDEAAQKDTLAGLKSAEGYIRTKLAHTVNLRNTPQIRFILDQSIEYGVNMSKLINDVNKDVVREAEEEQERATDSEEL, encoded by the coding sequence ATGAGAAAGAACAGCATTAAGAATACAAGGATCAATGGCGAGGTTTTAAAAGAGCTGAGCAACATTATCCGCGGTGAGATCAAGGATCCCCGCATCCACCCCATGACATCTGTCGTGGCGGTGGAGGTGGCACCGGATCTGAAAAGCTGTAAAGCATATATCAGCGTACTGGGCGACGAAGCGGCACAGAAGGATACCCTGGCAGGCTTAAAGAGTGCGGAGGGCTACATCCGCACGAAGCTGGCGCATACGGTAAACCTGAGAAATACACCGCAGATCCGGTTTATCCTGGATCAGTCCATCGAGTACGGTGTCAACATGTCCAAGCTGATCAACGACGTGAACAAAGACGTGGTGCGGGAGGCTGAGGAAGAACAGGAGCGTGCGACGGACAGTGAAGAACTTTAA
- a CDS encoding bifunctional oligoribonuclease/PAP phosphatase NrnA: MRRTVKNFNALEACLAGVKSLAIAGHVRPDGDCVGSCMAVYNYVRENMPQIQVDVYLQEIPESLDFLKGTEDIHHSCEENKTYDAFLALDCGDRERLGAAVRYFDSAKKRICVDHHISNTGLGEQYVIDPAACATCEILYELLNPEKMSLAVAEALYTGLINDCGVFQYSNTTPKTMRIAAKLMEKGVPFTRIIEESFYQKTYLQNQILGRALMESMLVCDGQVIVSVIRKKDMEFYGVDSRDLEGIVSQLRNTKGVEVAIFLYETAIQEYKVSMRSNGAVDVSKIAVYYNGGGHVKAAGCTMQGSIHDVINNLTGHIARQLDGERRS, from the coding sequence GTGCGACGGACAGTGAAGAACTTTAATGCATTGGAAGCGTGTCTTGCGGGTGTGAAAAGCCTGGCCATCGCAGGCCATGTGCGCCCTGACGGGGACTGTGTGGGCTCCTGCATGGCGGTTTACAATTATGTGCGGGAAAATATGCCCCAGATCCAGGTGGATGTGTATTTGCAGGAGATCCCGGAATCCCTGGATTTCCTGAAGGGAACAGAGGATATTCACCATTCCTGTGAAGAAAATAAAACCTACGATGCGTTCCTGGCGCTGGACTGCGGCGACCGGGAGCGCCTGGGAGCGGCTGTCCGCTATTTTGACAGCGCGAAAAAACGCATTTGTGTGGATCACCACATCAGCAACACCGGGCTGGGCGAGCAGTATGTCATCGATCCTGCGGCCTGTGCCACCTGTGAGATCTTATACGAACTGCTGAATCCGGAAAAAATGAGTCTGGCAGTGGCGGAAGCGCTGTATACCGGTCTTATCAACGATTGCGGCGTGTTCCAGTACAGCAATACCACGCCGAAGACCATGCGGATCGCGGCAAAGCTGATGGAGAAGGGCGTGCCCTTTACGCGGATCATTGAGGAAAGCTTTTATCAGAAAACGTACCTGCAGAACCAGATCCTGGGCCGGGCACTGATGGAAAGCATGCTGGTGTGCGACGGACAGGTGATCGTCAGCGTCATCCGCAAAAAGGATATGGAATTCTATGGCGTGGACTCCCGGGATCTGGAGGGCATTGTCAGCCAGCTGCGCAACACCAAGGGCGTGGAGGTGGCGATCTTCCTCTATGAGACAGCGATCCAGGAGTACAAGGTGAGCATGCGTTCCAACGGCGCGGTGGATGTGAGCAAAATTGCAGTATACTATAACGGCGGCGGCCATGTGAAGGCAGCCGGCTGTACGATGCAGGGCTCTATCCATGATGTGATCAACAATCTGACCGGGCATATCGCCAGACAGCTTGACGGGGAGCGCAGATCGTGA
- the truB gene encoding tRNA pseudouridine(55) synthase TruB, translating to MKSGIINVYKEKGFTSFDVVAKLKGILRERKIGHTGTLDPDAEGVLPVCVAKGTKLCALLTDQDKEYEAVLLLGQVTDTQDCSGTILEEHPVTVSEAAVREAVQSFVGAYDQVPPMYSALKVNGKKLYELARKGVEVERAARRVTIHSIDILSVELPRVRMRVHCSKGTYIRTLCQDIGEKLGCGGCMESLLRTRVGRFGLEEAYRLSEIEAYAKEGRAEELILSSDQLFLDDPALSVRPELYRFADNGNVLLPEHFTEMPGELADGQQVRVYGRNQGFTGIYEYRKSRGDFHPVKLFLE from the coding sequence GTGAAAAGCGGAATCATCAACGTATATAAAGAAAAAGGCTTTACCTCCTTTGACGTGGTGGCGAAGCTGAAAGGTATTTTAAGGGAGCGCAAGATCGGCCATACCGGGACATTGGATCCGGATGCGGAGGGCGTGCTGCCGGTGTGCGTGGCCAAAGGCACGAAGCTGTGTGCCCTTCTGACGGATCAGGATAAGGAATATGAGGCGGTACTGCTGCTGGGCCAGGTCACCGATACCCAGGACTGCTCGGGCACGATCCTGGAGGAACATCCGGTGACGGTCAGCGAAGCGGCCGTGCGGGAAGCGGTGCAGAGCTTTGTCGGCGCCTATGACCAGGTGCCGCCCATGTACTCGGCGTTAAAGGTCAACGGCAAGAAGCTGTATGAGCTGGCACGAAAGGGTGTGGAGGTGGAACGCGCGGCAAGGCGGGTGACCATCCATTCCATCGATATCCTGTCGGTGGAGCTGCCCCGGGTGCGGATGCGGGTGCACTGTTCCAAGGGCACCTATATCCGGACACTCTGCCAGGACATCGGCGAGAAGCTGGGCTGCGGCGGCTGTATGGAGTCGCTGCTGCGCACCCGTGTGGGCCGGTTTGGCCTGGAGGAAGCATACCGTCTGTCCGAGATCGAAGCTTATGCGAAAGAGGGACGGGCAGAGGAACTGATTCTGTCCTCCGACCAGCTGTTCCTGGACGATCCGGCGCTGTCCGTGCGGCCGGAGCTGTACCGGTTTGCGGACAACGGCAATGTGCTTTTGCCGGAGCATTTCACGGAAATGCCGGGAGAACTGGCGGACGGACAGCAGGTGCGGGTCTATGGCCGGAACCAGGGTTTTACCGGGATTTATGAATACAGAAAAAGCCGGGGGGATTTTCATCCGGTGAAATTATTTTTGGAGTGA
- a CDS encoding bifunctional riboflavin kinase/FAD synthetase, protein MEYIKGTTDFSIEEPSVVTIGKFDGLHVGHQKLLHLVCEKKKDGVKAVVFTFDVPPGAKLSGKGMDTLVTNEERCQMLEEQGIDYLIECPFVPEIMSMEPERFVEEVLVGRLKARYIVAGTDCGFGHNRRGDYKLLQKLAPVYGYEVDIVEKVQYQGRDISSTYVREEIAKGNMELADFLLGYTYRISGTVEHGNHLGGTKLDMPTANLFPPEHKLLPPNGVYATKTIVDGKRYEGISNIGTKPTVSEGNARGIETFLFDFSGDLYGKNITVELYTFERPEMKFASLDELKVQMHKDMEFGKKFFAEKANR, encoded by the coding sequence ATGGAATATATAAAAGGGACAACCGATTTTTCCATTGAAGAGCCGTCTGTGGTGACCATTGGAAAATTTGACGGACTTCATGTGGGCCATCAGAAGCTTCTGCATCTTGTGTGCGAGAAAAAGAAAGATGGCGTAAAAGCAGTTGTTTTTACCTTTGATGTACCGCCGGGCGCGAAGCTGTCCGGCAAGGGCATGGACACGCTGGTGACCAACGAGGAGCGCTGCCAGATGCTGGAGGAACAGGGCATCGATTATCTCATCGAATGTCCTTTCGTGCCGGAGATCATGTCCATGGAGCCGGAGCGTTTTGTGGAAGAGGTACTGGTAGGCAGACTGAAAGCCAGATATATCGTGGCAGGGACAGACTGCGGGTTCGGCCATAACCGGAGAGGCGACTATAAGCTGCTGCAGAAGCTGGCACCGGTATACGGCTATGAAGTGGATATTGTGGAGAAGGTGCAGTATCAGGGCCGGGACATCAGCAGCACCTATGTGCGGGAGGAGATCGCCAAGGGGAATATGGAGCTGGCAGATTTCCTGCTGGGCTACACATACCGCATCAGCGGAACGGTGGAACACGGCAACCATCTGGGCGGTACAAAGCTGGACATGCCCACTGCCAACCTGTTCCCGCCGGAACACAAGCTGCTGCCGCCCAACGGCGTGTATGCCACGAAGACCATCGTGGATGGCAAACGGTATGAGGGCATCAGCAATATCGGCACGAAGCCTACGGTCAGTGAGGGCAACGCCAGAGGCATAGAGACCTTCCTGTTCGATTTTTCCGGTGACCTGTACGGCAAGAATATCACGGTAGAGCTGTACACCTTTGAGCGGCCGGAGATGAAATTTGCGTCTCTGGATGAGCTGAAAGTACAAATGCATAAAGATATGGAATTTGGGAAGAAATTTTTTGCAGAAAAAGCGAACCGATAA
- a CDS encoding SH3 domain-containing C40 family peptidase, with protein sequence MKTWKQPVCLLLAGAVLYTGTSLDVQASGFRAGMTAVMEELTEHTSADEAVDMIDGVLNPQTGMEESYGYTNLGVANVQNHLNIRKEPKENASLVGTMVKNSGCEVLETTDDGWAKIKSGRVEGYVSMEYLLTGEEAHARAAEAAMTMATVNTTTLKVRFEPSVESKVLTLIPIGEELVVEEELDEWIKVTVDEDEGYVSKEFVDLALELPKAATLSEVTGVSDNRSSLVAYAKQFIGNPYVWGGTSLTKGADCSGFVLSVYKKYGISLPHSSKAQANCGTRIKASAAKPGDLFFYGKNGSINHVAIYIGGGQVVHASSRKTGIKISNAYYRTPICVVSLLK encoded by the coding sequence ATGAAAACATGGAAACAGCCGGTCTGTCTGTTACTGGCAGGCGCGGTATTGTATACAGGAACTTCTCTGGACGTGCAGGCGTCCGGCTTTCGGGCCGGTATGACGGCGGTGATGGAGGAGCTGACCGAGCATACATCTGCGGATGAAGCGGTGGACATGATCGACGGCGTGCTCAATCCGCAGACAGGAATGGAAGAGAGCTACGGCTATACGAATCTGGGCGTGGCCAACGTACAGAATCATCTGAACATCCGAAAGGAGCCAAAGGAGAATGCGTCTCTGGTGGGTACCATGGTAAAAAACAGCGGCTGCGAGGTGCTGGAGACCACCGACGACGGCTGGGCAAAGATCAAATCCGGCAGAGTGGAGGGTTATGTCAGCATGGAATATCTGCTTACCGGCGAGGAGGCACATGCCCGGGCAGCGGAGGCGGCCATGACCATGGCGACGGTGAACACCACCACGTTGAAGGTGCGGTTTGAACCCAGCGTGGAGTCCAAAGTGCTGACCCTCATCCCCATCGGCGAGGAGCTGGTGGTGGAAGAGGAGCTGGATGAATGGATCAAGGTGACGGTGGATGAGGACGAGGGCTATGTATCCAAGGAATTTGTGGATCTGGCGCTGGAGCTTCCCAAGGCGGCAACCCTGTCAGAGGTGACCGGGGTATCGGACAACCGTTCCTCCCTGGTGGCTTACGCCAAGCAGTTTATCGGCAATCCGTACGTCTGGGGTGGAACCAGCCTGACCAAGGGCGCCGACTGTTCCGGCTTTGTACTGAGTGTATATAAGAAATACGGCATCAGCCTGCCCCATTCCTCCAAGGCCCAGGCCAACTGCGGCACAAGGATCAAGGCATCGGCGGCGAAGCCGGGTGATCTGTTCTTCTATGGCAAGAACGGTTCCATCAACCACGTAGCCATTTACATCGGCGGCGGACAGGTGGTACATGCCAGTTCCAGGAAGACAGGCATCAAGATTTCCAATGCATACTACCGGACACCGATCTGTGTGGTATCATTATTGAAATAA
- the rpsO gene encoding 30S ribosomal protein S15: MIAKEKKQAIMAEYGRTPNDTGSPEVQVAVLTARIQELTEHLKNHPKDHHSRRGLLKMVGQRRGLLAYLKKTDIERYRALIERLGLRK, translated from the coding sequence ATGATAGCAAAAGAGAAGAAGCAGGCCATTATGGCAGAGTATGGAAGAACACCGAACGATACCGGATCACCGGAGGTTCAGGTTGCAGTTCTCACAGCAAGAATTCAGGAGCTCACTGAGCACTTAAAGAATCATCCGAAGGATCATCATTCCAGAAGAGGTCTTCTGAAGATGGTTGGTCAGAGAAGAGGCTTACTGGCATACCTGAAGAAAACTGATATTGAGAGATACCGTGCTTTAATTGAGCGCTTAGGACTCAGAAAGTAA
- a CDS encoding polyribonucleotide nucleotidyltransferase encodes MYKSFSMELAGRTLTVDVGRVAAQANGAAFMHYGDTTILSTATASEKPRDGIDFFPLSVEYEEKLYASGKIPGGFNKREGKASEHAILTSRVIDRPMRPLFPKDYRNDVTLNNLVMSVDPECAPEVVAMLGSAIATAISDIPFDGPCAMCQVGMINGEFVFNPSYAQDKLSDLHLTVASTREKVIMIEAGANEVPEAKMIEAIFAGHALNQQIIEFIDKIVAECGKEKHSYTSCAVPEELFAAIREIVTPEQMEEAVFTDVKQVREANISAIKDRLAEAFADNEEWLAVLDEAVYQYQKKTVRKMILKDHKRPDGRAINQIRPLAAEIDIIPRVHGSAMFTRGQTQICNVTTLAPLSEAQRLDGLDETVTSKRYMHQYNFPSYSVGETKPSRGPGRREIGHGALAERALLPVLPSEEEFPYAIRSVSETFESNGSTSQASVCASCMSLMAAGVPIKKQVAGISTGLVTGDTDDDYIVLTDIQGLEDFFGDMDFKVAGTHDGITAIQMDIKIHGLTRPIIEEAIARTKEAREYILNEIMTPCIAEPRKEVGKYAPKIVQIMIDPAKIGDVVGQRGKTINTIIERTGVKIDITDDGAVSICGTDKEMMDKAVDMIRIITTDFEAGQIFTGTVVSIKEFGAFIEFAPGKEGMVHISKIAKERINRVEDVLTLGDQVTVVCLGKDKMGRISFSMKDVGKDVTKLKDDDRDRRDNRRDNRDRKHADHE; translated from the coding sequence ATGTACAAGAGTTTTTCAATGGAACTGGCCGGAAGAACACTGACTGTTGATGTTGGCAGAGTGGCGGCGCAGGCAAACGGTGCAGCATTCATGCACTACGGAGACACCACCATTCTTTCCACTGCAACCGCTTCCGAGAAGCCCAGAGACGGCATTGATTTCTTCCCTCTGAGCGTGGAGTATGAAGAGAAATTATACGCTTCGGGAAAGATACCCGGAGGTTTCAACAAGAGAGAGGGCAAGGCATCCGAGCATGCGATCCTGACATCCCGTGTCATCGACCGTCCCATGCGTCCGCTGTTCCCGAAGGATTACCGCAATGACGTGACCCTGAACAACCTGGTGATGTCTGTGGATCCCGAGTGCGCACCGGAGGTTGTTGCCATGCTTGGTTCCGCTATCGCAACGGCAATCTCTGACATCCCGTTTGACGGCCCCTGCGCCATGTGTCAGGTAGGCATGATCAACGGTGAGTTTGTATTCAATCCCAGCTATGCGCAGGACAAACTGTCCGATCTGCATCTGACTGTTGCATCTACCCGTGAGAAAGTGATCATGATCGAGGCAGGCGCCAACGAAGTGCCGGAGGCAAAGATGATCGAGGCCATTTTTGCAGGTCATGCGCTGAATCAGCAGATCATCGAGTTTATTGACAAGATCGTTGCCGAGTGCGGCAAAGAGAAGCACAGCTATACCAGCTGCGCGGTTCCGGAAGAGCTGTTTGCAGCCATCCGTGAGATCGTAACCCCCGAGCAGATGGAAGAGGCTGTATTCACAGATGTGAAGCAGGTTCGTGAGGCCAACATCAGCGCCATCAAGGATCGGCTGGCAGAGGCTTTTGCTGATAACGAAGAGTGGTTGGCCGTTCTGGATGAGGCTGTTTACCAGTACCAGAAGAAGACCGTCCGCAAGATGATTCTGAAAGACCACAAGCGCCCGGATGGAAGAGCCATCAACCAGATCCGTCCGCTGGCAGCTGAGATCGATATTATCCCGAGAGTACACGGTTCTGCCATGTTCACCAGAGGACAGACACAGATCTGCAACGTGACCACACTGGCACCGCTTTCCGAGGCACAGAGACTGGATGGCCTGGACGAGACCGTAACCTCCAAGCGTTACATGCATCAGTACAACTTCCCGTCCTACTCCGTAGGCGAGACAAAGCCCAGCAGAGGACCGGGACGTCGTGAGATCGGCCACGGTGCACTGGCTGAGCGTGCGCTGCTGCCGGTACTTCCCTCTGAGGAAGAGTTCCCTTACGCCATCAGAAGCGTATCCGAGACCTTCGAGTCCAACGGTTCCACTTCTCAGGCAAGTGTGTGTGCATCCTGTATGTCCCTGATGGCTGCAGGTGTGCCCATCAAAAAGCAGGTAGCAGGTATTTCCACAGGTCTGGTGACCGGAGATACCGATGATGATTATATCGTACTCACCGATATCCAGGGCCTGGAGGACTTCTTCGGCGATATGGACTTCAAGGTGGCAGGTACCCATGACGGTATCACTGCGATCCAGATGGATATCAAGATCCACGGCCTGACCCGTCCGATCATCGAGGAGGCCATTGCCCGCACGAAGGAAGCAAGAGAGTACATCCTCAACGAGATCATGACACCCTGCATCGCTGAGCCGAGAAAAGAAGTAGGCAAGTATGCACCGAAGATCGTACAGATCATGATCGATCCGGCCAAGATCGGCGATGTGGTTGGCCAGAGAGGCAAGACCATCAACACCATCATCGAGCGCACCGGCGTGAAGATCGACATCACAGACGATGGCGCAGTATCCATCTGCGGCACCGACAAAGAGATGATGGACAAGGCAGTAGACATGATCCGCATCATCACCACCGACTTTGAGGCAGGACAGATCTTCACAGGTACTGTTGTCAGCATCAAGGAATTCGGCGCTTTCATCGAGTTCGCTCCCGGCAAGGAGGGAATGGTACACATTTCCAAGATCGCCAAAGAGAGAATCAATCGCGTAGAGGATGTTCTGACCCTTGGTGATCAGGTAACCGTTGTTTGCCTGGGCAAGGACAAGATGGGCAGAATCAGCTTCTCCATGAAAGATGTCGGCAAGGATGTCACCAAGCTTAAAGACGATGACAGAGACAGACGTGACAACAGAAGAGATAACAGAGACAGAAAGCACGCAGATCACGAGTAA